From the Paenibacillus sp. R14(2021) genome, the window GCTATGTATCAACGGGTATTTTGACCTATATCGAAGGCGACATGATGGAAATTGAAATGTCGGAATTCAAGAGCTTCGAACTGGGTGATCCCGTGAAGCTGACCTTGTATACGTCGGTCGGCATTCACCGGCTGCAATCTACGGTCATTGCGAAAGCAGAAGGAGCCATCGCCCTTCTCTTCCCGTCTCGCGCCTTCGCGGGACATGAAGAGAAGCGGGAGTCGCAGCGGCTTCAGGTCGCCCTCTCGGGCAAGCTGAGGCGTACGATTTCCCGCAAGGTCGAGACGTCCGATCTGGAACAAGTCATGATCGCGGCGCAGGATCAGTTCGAGCTGAGCGCGAGCAACTTGAGCGAATCCGGTATCGGCTTTCGCATCTCGGCGGGTCCGTATATGAATGCGGGAGAAGTTGTGGGTGTCACGCTTGATTTAGGAGCGCCTTTCGAAGCTAAACTGGAGATCATTCGAAAGGACGAGAGCGGCATTGTAAAGTTCTACGGAGCCCGTTTCCTGGAGCTGGATGAACAGCATCGGAGGACGCTTCGTGCGTACCTGCTTCGTCAACAAGTGGAAGCTTACTTTAAGCTAAAGCAGCAGGGCGGGAAGGAGCAGCGCAAGTAGTACGATAATCATTGAAGAAGGCGTGCATCGGAAAACCCGGGCATCGCCTTCTTTTTTACTGCCAATCGGGCAATAATGGCAATAGAGCTTACGTTAGGAAAGCAGGGGACGGCATGCGTAGAGGCTGGCTTGGGGCAGGTACAATCGTATTCGCGGCTGTGCTTTCCGGTGCGGCATACCGGTATGGGATGTTTTTTGATGAAGTGTTCTACCGTTGGGAGTGGCTGCTGTGCTTGGCAGGGATGTGCGGAGCGTTCACGATCGGGGCTGCTCTCATTAGGAACCGGATGAGAGCGGGAATTGCTCCGTTCAGTGAGCAGACTGCGAGCATCCCTGCAGCTGTGTATGGCCTGCTGCTCATTGCGGCGTTCTACGGCTTGGCTGCTTTACATGAGCCGGCATCCCTGCTAGGAAGTTTGCAGCAGATGCTGCGCTGGAGTGCTTATGCAGCGTTCCTGTTTATTCTTTATGCGGCGTTCGGGCAGACTTCGCATCGCGTTTGGCTGTCAGCGGGCATATACGTCTCCGGCTTATTTGTTATGGGCTGCGCGTTGGCAGGCTGGTTGGGGGCGCTGTCGTTTCCGGACATGATCATGACGACGGGAGATCCCCGTTTATCGGTCGTTGGTGCTCGGTTAGCCGGCTTTCTTCAATACCCGAACGTTCTGGGAGCGGCGGCATGCGCTTATGTCGTCTGGAGTGGGTCGCTGCTTCTGCGCGCGAAGACGAAGGCGTCTTTTCTGCTCCATGCCATCGGTATTGTTCCCTTCATGCTTACCGCTCTGCTTACGGAATCTCGGGGAGCCTGGCTTGCTGCCGCTGCAGCCTGGCTGGCCGGCCTTCTTCTGCTCGGCCGGCTGGAGCGCAGCGCCTGGCTGCTGTACACCGGTTGGGCCTTGCTATGCGGCGGAGCGGCATACCGCTTCGTTGTGCATGCGGGCGTACGCGCCTCGGCTGCAGAGGGGAGGGCGGGAGCGACCGTAACCGAGGAGCTGCTCCTGATTCTCATCTGCGCTGCAGCACCTGTTGGTTTCCTGGGACTGCGGCGTCTGCTTGCCGGCCCGAAGGTTCGGCTGGTTCAAGCCGTCGCCTGGGGCGGCTGTTCTGCTGCCGTGCTGCTCAGTCTGCTTGTGGTGCTGCCTTCGTCCATACATGGCCGCCTATATGGCTTTAGCGGTGTTTACGATACCTTCGCAGCCCGCGGTCTGTTCTACGCTGATGCCGGCAAGCTTATTCAAGAGGCGCTTTTCTTCGGGCGAGGCGGCGACACATGGCGCGTGCTCTTTACCGGTATTCAGTCTCAGCCCTATGTGGGCAATGAAGTACATAGCGGCCTCATGGAGCTCGTTCTTGATCTAGGCGTTATGGGCCTGCTTGTCGCGGCTGCGGTTCTCTTCATTCTCCTAAGCGCGGTGTGGCGCGGGAACCGGCTTGGACTGCTCCCCATCGGCATCCTGCTGCTTCATGCCGCCATCGACTTTGATATGGAGTACGGCTATTATTGGCTGCTGCTGCTCGGCTGGGCTGTCGTTTCCTCCAGCGGGGAGGAGCGCGGCGGGGTTCGCGGCCGCGCGAGGGTTCGAGCTTGGCGGGCCGCGGGGGCTGGCGCGGCCGCCGTTTGCTTCGCCGCCGCCGCGCTGCTCGGCTGGCGCTTCGATGCCGCCGTGCGGCACCGCGAGGCGGCAGCTGCCGCCTCCGGCGCGGCACGGACGGCCGCGCTGCGCGCGGCGCTCGATGCGAATCCGTATTGGACGCCGATTCGCATCGAGCTCGCAGACCATGCACCGCCTTCGGAACGGGCGGTGCTGCTGACGTCCGGACTGCGCTATGAGCCGCAGTCCGTGCCGCTGCTGCGGGCGCTCGGCCGTGAGTGCGCCGAGCGGAGCGACGTGATCGGCGCCGCGGATTACTGG encodes:
- a CDS encoding PilZ domain-containing protein, producing MSAMYARKDNYGADKPAFQTKALLHSRTVVEREGYVSTGILTYIEGDMMEIEMSEFKSFELGDPVKLTLYTSVGIHRLQSTVIAKAEGAIALLFPSRAFAGHEEKRESQRLQVALSGKLRRTISRKVETSDLEQVMIAAQDQFELSASNLSESGIGFRISAGPYMNAGEVVGVTLDLGAPFEAKLEIIRKDESGIVKFYGARFLELDEQHRRTLRAYLLRQQVEAYFKLKQQGGKEQRK
- a CDS encoding O-antigen ligase family protein: MRRGWLGAGTIVFAAVLSGAAYRYGMFFDEVFYRWEWLLCLAGMCGAFTIGAALIRNRMRAGIAPFSEQTASIPAAVYGLLLIAAFYGLAALHEPASLLGSLQQMLRWSAYAAFLFILYAAFGQTSHRVWLSAGIYVSGLFVMGCALAGWLGALSFPDMIMTTGDPRLSVVGARLAGFLQYPNVLGAAACAYVVWSGSLLLRAKTKASFLLHAIGIVPFMLTALLTESRGAWLAAAAAWLAGLLLLGRLERSAWLLYTGWALLCGGAAYRFVVHAGVRASAAEGRAGATVTEELLLILICAAAPVGFLGLRRLLAGPKVRLVQAVAWGGCSAAVLLSLLVVLPSSIHGRLYGFSGVYDTFAARGLFYADAGKLIQEALFFGRGGDTWRVLFTGIQSQPYVGNEVHSGLMELVLDLGVMGLLVAAAVLFILLSAVWRGNRLGLLPIGILLLHAAIDFDMEYGYYWLLLLGWAVVSSSGEERGGVRGRARVRAWRAAGAGAAAVCFAAAALLGWRFDAAVRHREAAAAASGAARTAALRAALDANPYWTPIRIELADHAPPSERAVLLTSGLRYEPQSVPLLRALGRECAERSDVIGAADYWRRALAYDRFDWGSQSEAVVTMAQLAQNLRAASRLAEANLAAETAALFFERYEALKKPYTANDRKFAVTDAAQKAAAQNRQLLAQLGTYPLAEKR